AATTTCTCCGTCCCTTGGGTATCACGCAGTACCGGCTCGCCAAGGCGATTGGCGTCGACGTCCGTCGAATTCGTGCCATGGTGCAGGGCCAGCGTTCGATTACAGCCGAGGCCGCGTTGTTGCTGTCCCGCTTCTTTCGAAACTCCGCTGAATTCTGGATGGGGCTACAGAGTCAGTATGAGCTTGAGTCGACAACTGACCGACTCAATGCCGTATACGGCGACGGTTCAGTTTCGACGCTCGACGAGGTACTTGGGGCCCTCCAATTTCTCTCCTTAGCGGACGACGACAACGGGTAGTCTGTGGTTGTAGATTTCCAACATCACTACGTGCCGGAGCAACTGGCCCGAAAGAAGGGCCTCTACTCCGACAAGGTCGCCGTGGCCACCGAAGGCGGGGTGCCGCGGATGACCCTTCACTCGAAGCTGTACGACGCGGAGGCGCAGCTCCAGGACATGGACGAGGCGGGGGTGGATGTGTCGGTGGTGTCCTGCCATCTGGGCTGGGATGGCAACCTTGAGGATTGCAGGGTCATCAACGACAACTACGCGGAGCTGGAGCGGCGGTACGACGGGCGGTTCGTGGGGCTGGCCCACGCGCCCGTCCTTGAAGGCGACAAGGCCCTGGACGAGCTGGATCGGGCGGTCCTGGAGCGGGGGCTCCACGGCGTGACCATCACTTCACAGGTGGGCGGGCTTTTTCTCGACGCGCCGGAGCTGGACCGGTTCTACGAGCGGGTGGCGCGCCTCGGCGTCCCGATATTCGTGCATCCGGCGTTGGTGCCCAAGGGGTATGATTCCATTCAGGGCTACGATTTGCCGCGCATCATCGGCCGGGAGATCGACCTCACCATCGCGACCATTCGCCTGATCGCCGGAGGGGTGCTGGACCGGCACCCGGAACTCGACTTCGTCATCGGTCACTTCGGCGGCGGCATATCGGCGCTCAAGGACCGGCTGGTGGCCATGGCGCACCGGTTCGGCACCCTGAAGCATTCGTTCGACGAGTATTTCGACCGGCTCTACTTCGACCTTTCGGGCTTCGAGGGCGGGATCACGGCCTTTCGTTGCGGGCTGCTGGGCATCCGGCCTGAACGGCTCGTGTTCGCCACGGACTATCCGCAGAACTTCACCGGCGTGAGTACGCAGGGCGGAAAGGGTAACCAGGCCATTCGCGAATACATCGACGCGGTCAG
The nucleotide sequence above comes from Deltaproteobacteria bacterium. Encoded proteins:
- a CDS encoding amidohydrolase family protein, with the protein product MVVDFQHHYVPEQLARKKGLYSDKVAVATEGGVPRMTLHSKLYDAEAQLQDMDEAGVDVSVVSCHLGWDGNLEDCRVINDNYAELERRYDGRFVGLAHAPVLEGDKALDELDRAVLERGLHGVTITSQVGGLFLDAPELDRFYERVARLGVPIFVHPALVPKGYDSIQGYDLPRIIGREIDLTIATIRLIAGGVLDRHPELDFVIGHFGGGISALKDRLVAMAHRFGTLKHSFDEYFDRLYFDLSGFEGGITAFRCGLLGIRPERLVFATDYPQNFTGVSTQGGKGNQAIREYIDAVRNLDLAEQVKEDILGGTAARLLKLDR
- a CDS encoding HigA family addiction module antitoxin: MPGSQKSRQGKLPPIHPGEILDREFLRPLGITQYRLAKAIGVDVRRIRAMVQGQRSITAEAALLLSRFFRNSAEFWMGLQSQYELESTTDRLNAVYGDGSVSTLDEVLGALQFLSLADDDNG